A window of Mycobacteriales bacterium contains these coding sequences:
- the ftsE gene encoding cell division ATP-binding protein FtsE, protein MIRFQAVTKVYPTSTRPALDAISLEVEKGEFVFLVGQSGSGKSTFLRLVLKEDKPSSGSIHVAGKDLSRLTSWKIPTLRRQIGTVFQDFRLLPNKTVSENVAFALEVIGRPKATIDKVVPEVLDLVGLTGKGARMPHELSGGEQQRVAIARAFANRPMILLADEPTGNLDPTTSVGIMKLLDRINRTGTTVLMATHDAAIVDSMRRRVIELDGGKLIRDQTRGVYGYSQ, encoded by the coding sequence GTGATCCGGTTCCAGGCCGTAACCAAGGTCTATCCCACGAGTACCCGCCCCGCCCTGGACGCGATCAGCCTCGAGGTGGAAAAAGGGGAATTCGTCTTCCTGGTCGGGCAGTCCGGGTCGGGCAAGTCGACCTTCCTACGGCTCGTGCTCAAGGAGGACAAGCCCAGCTCCGGGTCGATCCACGTCGCGGGAAAGGACCTGAGCCGGCTCACCTCCTGGAAGATCCCGACCCTCCGGCGGCAGATCGGAACGGTGTTCCAGGACTTCCGACTGCTGCCCAACAAGACGGTCAGCGAGAACGTCGCTTTCGCCCTGGAGGTCATCGGGCGGCCGAAGGCGACGATCGACAAGGTCGTTCCCGAGGTACTGGACCTGGTCGGCCTCACCGGGAAGGGCGCGCGGATGCCGCACGAGCTCTCCGGCGGTGAGCAGCAGCGGGTGGCCATCGCTCGCGCCTTCGCCAACCGGCCGATGATCTTGTTGGCCGACGAGCCCACTGGCAACCTCGACCCGACGACCAGCGTCGGGATCATGAAGTTGCTCGACCGGATCAATCGAACAGGCACCACCGTGCTGATGGCGACGCACGACGCGGCGATCGTCGACTCGATGCGCCGTCGGGTGATCGAGCTCGACGGCGGGAAGCTGATCCGCGACCAGACCCGAGGCGTCTACGGCTACTCGCAGTAA
- the ftsX gene encoding permease-like cell division protein FtsX yields the protein MRAQFVVSEVAIGLRRNLTMSIATVITVGVALVLAGVGYFMYDTVQHTKAYYDTQLDVQVYLTSDVTQADRDAIGAKLASLPGVESVHYVSQQEAYQIFVKDFAGEPELVHATVPSSLPESFDIKLQDPSRFDIIVSAMQNQPGVQEVATQSKVLKQIFRLFNALELSSWIVAALGLLAGILLVYNATRVAAFSRRRETGIMRLVGASNAYIQLPFVLEGALAGAVGALLADAGLALVKAQLLDRVLKPSLKFIIFFDWGAVAGTAVFLLVFGVVFTSLASALSLRRHLAV from the coding sequence ATGCGCGCGCAGTTCGTGGTCTCCGAGGTCGCGATCGGCCTGCGGCGCAATCTCACTATGAGCATCGCTACCGTCATCACCGTCGGGGTGGCGCTCGTCCTTGCCGGGGTCGGGTACTTCATGTACGACACCGTGCAGCACACGAAGGCCTACTACGACACCCAGCTCGACGTGCAGGTCTACCTCACCAGCGACGTCACCCAAGCCGACCGGGACGCCATCGGCGCGAAGCTGGCATCCCTGCCCGGCGTGGAGTCGGTGCACTACGTCTCCCAGCAGGAGGCGTACCAGATCTTCGTGAAGGACTTCGCCGGCGAACCCGAGCTGGTTCACGCCACCGTGCCGTCCTCGTTGCCAGAGTCGTTCGACATCAAGCTCCAGGACCCGAGCCGGTTCGACATCATCGTGAGCGCAATGCAGAACCAGCCCGGAGTGCAAGAGGTCGCCACCCAGTCGAAGGTGCTCAAGCAGATCTTTCGGCTGTTCAACGCGCTGGAACTGTCCTCCTGGATCGTCGCCGCCCTCGGCCTGCTGGCCGGCATCTTGTTGGTGTACAACGCGACACGGGTGGCGGCGTTCAGCCGACGGCGCGAGACGGGCATCATGCGTCTCGTCGGGGCGTCCAACGCCTACATTCAGCTCCCGTTCGTGCTCGAGGGAGCCCTCGCCGGCGCGGTCGGCGCGCTTCTGGCCGACGCCGGTCTGGCTCTCGTCAAGGCACAGCTGCTGGATCGGGTGCTCAAACCCTCGCTGAAATTCATCATCTTCTTCGATTGGGGTGCCGTAGCCGGGACGGCGGTGTTCCTCCTCGTCTTCGGCGTCGTCTTCACGTCGCTGGCCTCGGCACTGTCACTCCGCCGCCACCTCGCGGTCTGA
- a CDS encoding S41 family peptidase, translating to MLRMPSPARTRRVAGLVAVVALGYVGGILTMTLARPSGRALDPLVAQAERQIAADAGRPISQAVLDRAAVQGMLAALDDRWASYYSPSAYRQFQGMLAGHYSGVGIWVGRDALGVVRVVSVQPGSPAAGQAVAVGDVLIAVAGEPVAGRSIADIVAGLRGDPGTKVVLLMERSGVTRRVTLLRAPVMDDDVWARQLTPGVELLRITAFTGGVGRWVRDQIASAHAHHVSGIVLDLRDNPGGLLDEAVETASVFLDGGPVVSYVHRGSPPQVLDALGVGDTSIPLVVLVDGGTASAAEIVAGALQDRGRAVIVGSRTFGKGSIQRPTELPDGSGFEVTVGQYLTPSGRALDGVGIEPDVEVAGSAAPGVAEQRAVQVLSGMVADTGSSGGG from the coding sequence ATGCTTCGGATGCCGAGCCCGGCGCGGACCCGGCGGGTTGCCGGGCTCGTTGCCGTTGTCGCACTTGGCTACGTCGGCGGGATCCTCACGATGACGCTGGCCCGACCCTCCGGGCGCGCGCTCGACCCGCTGGTCGCCCAGGCCGAGCGTCAGATCGCCGCCGACGCCGGGCGGCCGATCAGTCAGGCCGTGCTGGACCGGGCTGCCGTCCAGGGCATGCTGGCGGCGCTGGACGATCGGTGGGCGAGCTACTACTCGCCGAGCGCCTACCGGCAGTTTCAAGGGATGCTCGCCGGCCATTACAGCGGAGTCGGGATCTGGGTCGGGCGGGACGCCCTCGGGGTGGTCCGGGTGGTCAGCGTGCAGCCGGGATCGCCGGCGGCCGGGCAGGCGGTCGCCGTCGGGGACGTGTTGATCGCGGTGGCCGGGGAGCCGGTGGCCGGCCGGTCGATCGCCGACATCGTGGCCGGATTGCGGGGGGACCCGGGGACGAAGGTCGTGCTGCTGATGGAGCGGTCCGGCGTTACGCGTCGGGTGACGCTGCTCCGGGCCCCGGTCATGGATGATGACGTCTGGGCCCGCCAGCTCACGCCGGGGGTGGAGCTGCTCCGGATCACCGCCTTCACCGGAGGCGTCGGCCGTTGGGTGCGCGATCAGATCGCCTCCGCGCACGCACACCATGTCTCCGGGATCGTGCTCGACCTGCGTGACAACCCCGGCGGCCTGCTCGACGAGGCGGTGGAGACCGCGTCGGTTTTCCTCGACGGGGGCCCCGTCGTGTCCTACGTCCACCGGGGATCCCCGCCGCAGGTGCTCGACGCGCTGGGCGTCGGGGACACCTCGATCCCCCTCGTCGTCCTGGTCGACGGCGGAACGGCGAGTGCCGCTGAGATCGTTGCCGGCGCGCTCCAGGACCGGGGTCGGGCGGTCATCGTCGGTTCGCGGACGTTCGGTAAGGGATCGATTCAGCGGCCCACTGAGCTGCCCGACGGTTCCGGCTTCGAGGTCACGGTGGGGCAGTACCTCACGCCGAGCGGCCGGGCCCTCGACGGTGTGGGCATCGAACCCGATGTCGAGGTGGCGGGCAGCGCGGCGCCTGGCGTTGCCGAGCAGCGTGCCGTCCAGGTGCTCTCCGGCATGGTCGCGGACACCGGGTCGAGCGGCGGGGGCTGA
- the smpB gene encoding SsrA-binding protein SmpB, protein MQRDGGRKLIAQNKRARHDYLIEDVYEAGLVLTGTEVKALRAGRASLVDGYARVKEGEVWLENVHIPVYALGTWTNHEPRRPRKLLLHRGEILRLIGKTKEGGLTLVPLSLYFKDGRAKVEIALARGRRAYDKRAALAERQAGREIARELGRRAKGRPR, encoded by the coding sequence GTGCAACGGGACGGTGGGCGCAAGCTGATTGCCCAGAACAAGCGGGCGCGACACGATTACCTGATCGAGGATGTCTACGAGGCGGGCCTCGTGCTAACCGGCACCGAGGTCAAGGCGCTGCGCGCCGGCCGCGCCTCGCTCGTCGATGGATATGCGCGGGTCAAGGAGGGCGAAGTCTGGCTCGAGAACGTCCACATCCCGGTCTACGCGCTCGGCACCTGGACTAACCACGAGCCGAGACGTCCCCGAAAGCTGCTCCTGCACCGCGGGGAGATCCTTCGACTGATCGGGAAGACCAAGGAGGGCGGACTCACGCTCGTCCCGCTTTCGCTGTATTTCAAAGACGGCCGAGCCAAGGTCGAGATCGCGCTCGCTCGCGGACGGCGGGCTTACGACAAAAGGGCAGCGCTCGCGGAGCGTCAGGCCGGCCGCGAGATCGCCCGGGAACTTGGCCGTCGGGCTAAGGGGCGGCCCAGATGA
- a CDS encoding DNA methyltransferase — protein sequence MGTAQHTARAQRAERYLAVSGRHPAKMLPAIARAVVAAYTKPGDLVVDPMCGIGTTVVEAVHLGRDGIGVEYEPVWAELARANVERAREHGASGHGEVVCGDARHLPGLLDPAVAGLAALVFTSPPYGPSVHGQVTTRPGAGVRKAHWRYSSDPANLAHVGLGALLAAMRDVLAGSTKLLRPGGVVAMTVRPYWRAGELVDLPGLLARVGEDAGLVLYERNVALLAGLRDDALVPRVSFFALDQVRRARANGLPRQVVGHEDVVVWRRR from the coding sequence GTGGGCACCGCCCAGCACACCGCCCGAGCCCAACGGGCCGAGCGCTACCTGGCCGTCTCCGGCCGGCACCCGGCGAAGATGCTGCCGGCCATCGCCCGCGCCGTCGTCGCCGCCTACACCAAGCCAGGGGACCTCGTCGTCGATCCGATGTGCGGGATCGGTACCACCGTCGTCGAAGCTGTCCACCTCGGCCGGGACGGGATCGGTGTCGAGTACGAGCCGGTGTGGGCCGAGCTGGCCCGGGCCAACGTCGAGCGCGCCCGCGAGCACGGCGCCAGCGGCCACGGTGAGGTCGTCTGCGGCGACGCCCGTCATCTGCCGGGACTGCTCGACCCGGCGGTGGCTGGCCTCGCCGCGCTCGTATTCACCTCCCCACCGTACGGACCGAGCGTGCACGGCCAGGTCACCACCCGCCCCGGCGCCGGGGTGCGCAAGGCGCACTGGCGCTACAGCAGCGACCCGGCCAACCTCGCCCACGTCGGCCTCGGCGCGCTGCTCGCCGCGATGCGCGACGTGCTCGCCGGATCGACCAAGCTGCTGCGTCCCGGCGGGGTGGTCGCGATGACGGTGCGGCCGTACTGGCGGGCCGGCGAGTTGGTCGACCTGCCCGGCCTGCTCGCCCGCGTCGGCGAGGACGCCGGGCTGGTGCTCTACGAGCGCAACGTCGCGCTGCTCGCCGGGCTGCGCGACGACGCGCTCGTCCCCCGGGTGTCGTTCTTCGCCCTCGACCAGGTCCGCCGGGCCCGCGCCAACGGCCTGCCCCGCCAGGTCGTCGGGCACGAGGACGTCGTGGTGTGGAGACGGCGATGA